The proteins below are encoded in one region of Shewanella putrefaciens:
- a CDS encoding phosphatase PAP2 family protein, whose product MKKLFCVLLVILSGTSWASSDLETSGDVLHLMLPATAMGATLFYEDGYDGSWQLIQAAVSSRLVVEGLKYGVSKDRPDGSGDDSFPSGHTSDSFMAATFIQQRYGWQYGLPAYIVASYVGYTRVASDQHYLEDVLAGAAIGALAGWYFTDPYKGITVTPLAGNGIYGVYISGRF is encoded by the coding sequence GTGAAAAAGTTATTCTGTGTACTGTTAGTCATTCTCAGTGGCACCAGTTGGGCCAGCTCAGATTTAGAAACTTCGGGCGATGTACTGCATTTGATGTTGCCAGCTACGGCGATGGGGGCCACCTTATTTTATGAGGACGGCTACGATGGCAGTTGGCAATTAATACAGGCGGCGGTATCGAGCCGTTTAGTGGTCGAAGGCCTAAAGTATGGGGTGAGTAAGGATAGACCCGATGGCAGTGGCGATGACTCTTTTCCATCGGGCCACACCTCGGATAGCTTTATGGCGGCGACCTTTATCCAGCAGCGTTATGGTTGGCAATATGGTTTACCCGCCTATATCGTCGCCTCCTACGTAGGTTACACTCGAGTGGCGAGTGACCAACATTATTTAGAAGATGTGCTCGCGGGCGCCGCGATTGGGGCATTAGCGGGTTGGTATTTTACTGACCCCTATAAAGGGATTACAGTGACGCCCTTAGCGGGTAATGGTATTTACGGTGTGTATATTAGTGGCCGGTTTTAG
- a CDS encoding DUF3069 domain-containing protein yields the protein MSELSAAYRETAEQISHNVANKVLPMAKLPESLLAAYQGLCAELLEDREAKFSQAWDALPASARNLMSQAEFHGFYIANAWLQLSRVAQEISEQADTDEAINEKEYNGIFTRLADESLKESLRKLKKARTDRSMLNSFKQVMAP from the coding sequence ATGAGCGAATTATCAGCCGCTTATCGTGAAACTGCCGAGCAGATTTCCCACAATGTCGCCAATAAAGTGTTACCTATGGCGAAATTGCCCGAGAGCTTATTAGCGGCCTATCAAGGTTTATGTGCCGAGCTGTTAGAAGATAGAGAAGCTAAATTTAGCCAAGCTTGGGATGCGTTGCCCGCCAGTGCGCGTAATCTCATGTCACAGGCTGAGTTCCATGGTTTTTATATTGCTAACGCTTGGTTGCAATTAAGCCGAGTCGCGCAGGAAATTTCTGAGCAGGCGGATACGGACGAAGCGATTAACGAGAAGGAATACAACGGGATATTTACCCGTTTGGCCGATGAGTCGCTCAAGGAAAGCCTGCGTAAGTTGAAAAAGGCCCGCACCGATCGTTCTATGCTCAATAGCTTTAAACAGGTGATGGCGCCTTAA
- the metE gene encoding 5-methyltetrahydropteroyltriglutamate--homocysteine S-methyltransferase, which translates to MQLNSLGFPRIGRRRELKFALEKYWRGESTQAELHGVAKELRRTHWQWQVAAGIEQVPVGDFAFYDQVLTLSATLNAIPDRHRGEGAIDLDTLFRVARGRAPTGTDAPASEMTKYFNTNYHYLVPELKQDQVFSIAYEQFFDEVAEAQALGYQAKPVLLGPVSYLYLAKTVGQDFDKLSLLPNLLKTYADILARFAAQGVTWVQLEEPILALELTHEWQVAISDAYQALKTAQVKILLTSYYGSISHHQALVSALPVVGLHLDLVTAPEQLALFANALRQDQILSVGVINGRNVWAAEVDLIVDRIGSVARDLCSPEGSRLWIGTSCSLLHSPVDLEVETTLAPTLCQQLAFAKQKLLELANVRQLLLAPESVAAKEIVNTCVARREAKALAADTQVIARVAALTQADYERVSEFSERQAVQQRKYRLPLLPTTTIGSFPQTPAIRGLRSRWRKGELSDAQYTEQLQQVTRDTIDRQLKLGIDVLVHGEAERNDMVEYFGEQLEGVGFTKNGWVQSYGSRCVKPPLIYGDVSRPKAMTVDWAEFAQSLTDKPVKGMLTGPVTILHWSFAREDISGDTIATQLALAIRDEVVDLQHAGIGIIQIDEPAFREGLPLKQSEWQAYLDWAVNAFKLSAAGVVDETQIHTHMCYSEFNDTIAAIAAMDADVITIETSRSRMELLNAFEDFEYPNEIGPGVYDIHSPNTPSVEAMVQLIEKAAQKVPVRQLWVNPDCGLKTRTWAEVEPALKNMVDATRELRRRLG; encoded by the coding sequence ATGCAATTAAACAGTCTTGGTTTTCCCCGTATCGGGCGTCGTCGTGAACTGAAGTTTGCCCTCGAAAAATACTGGCGTGGAGAAAGCACTCAAGCTGAGCTGCATGGAGTGGCCAAGGAGTTACGTCGTACCCATTGGCAATGGCAAGTGGCCGCCGGGATTGAGCAAGTGCCGGTAGGGGATTTTGCCTTTTACGATCAAGTGTTAACCCTGAGTGCGACTTTAAATGCCATCCCAGATCGCCACCGCGGTGAAGGCGCAATCGATCTTGATACCTTATTCCGCGTTGCCCGTGGCCGTGCGCCAACTGGCACCGATGCGCCAGCCTCGGAAATGACGAAGTATTTCAACACTAACTATCACTACTTAGTGCCAGAGCTTAAGCAAGACCAAGTGTTTTCTATCGCCTATGAGCAGTTTTTTGATGAAGTGGCCGAGGCGCAGGCGCTGGGTTATCAGGCCAAGCCCGTGTTACTAGGTCCCGTGAGTTACTTGTACCTGGCTAAAACCGTGGGTCAGGACTTCGATAAACTGAGTTTATTGCCTAATTTATTAAAGACTTATGCCGACATTCTTGCGCGTTTTGCTGCGCAGGGTGTGACTTGGGTACAGCTTGAAGAGCCGATCCTGGCGCTCGAATTAACTCACGAGTGGCAAGTGGCGATTAGCGATGCTTATCAAGCACTTAAAACGGCTCAAGTGAAGATTTTACTCACGAGTTACTATGGCAGCATTAGCCATCATCAGGCTTTGGTATCCGCGCTGCCCGTTGTCGGTCTGCACTTAGATCTTGTCACTGCGCCTGAGCAATTAGCCTTGTTTGCCAATGCCTTAAGGCAAGATCAGATTCTGTCTGTTGGTGTCATCAATGGTCGCAATGTGTGGGCGGCAGAGGTTGACCTGATTGTCGATCGTATCGGCAGTGTTGCCCGTGACTTATGTTCACCTGAGGGCTCACGCCTATGGATTGGCACCTCATGCTCACTGCTACACAGCCCTGTGGATTTAGAGGTCGAAACGACACTTGCCCCGACGCTGTGTCAGCAGCTTGCGTTTGCGAAGCAAAAGCTGCTGGAACTGGCCAATGTGCGCCAATTGCTGCTGGCACCTGAGTCTGTCGCGGCAAAGGAGATAGTTAACACCTGTGTGGCCCGCCGTGAGGCCAAGGCTCTGGCGGCAGATACTCAGGTGATCGCCCGTGTTGCTGCGCTGACTCAAGCCGATTATGAACGTGTTAGTGAGTTTAGTGAGCGCCAAGCGGTGCAGCAGCGCAAGTATCGTTTGCCATTGCTGCCGACGACCACTATTGGCTCCTTCCCACAAACGCCGGCTATCCGAGGCCTGCGCAGTCGCTGGCGTAAAGGAGAGTTGAGCGATGCGCAATATACCGAGCAGTTGCAGCAAGTGACCCGCGATACCATAGACCGTCAGCTCAAACTGGGTATTGATGTGCTGGTACACGGTGAGGCCGAGCGTAATGACATGGTGGAATACTTCGGCGAGCAACTCGAAGGTGTGGGCTTTACCAAAAATGGTTGGGTGCAGAGCTATGGTTCTCGCTGTGTTAAGCCGCCCTTGATTTATGGCGATGTGAGCCGCCCTAAGGCCATGACGGTTGATTGGGCTGAGTTTGCGCAGAGTCTCACCGACAAGCCGGTCAAAGGCATGTTAACGGGGCCGGTGACGATTCTGCATTGGTCATTCGCCCGTGAAGATATCAGCGGCGATACCATTGCCACCCAATTGGCGTTGGCGATTCGTGATGAAGTGGTCGATTTACAACATGCGGGCATTGGTATTATTCAAATTGATGAGCCCGCCTTCCGTGAAGGGCTGCCATTAAAGCAAAGCGAGTGGCAGGCTTACTTAGATTGGGCGGTCAATGCCTTTAAACTGAGTGCGGCAGGTGTGGTGGATGAAACCCAAATACACACTCACATGTGCTATAGCGAGTTTAACGACACGATTGCCGCGATTGCCGCCATGGATGCGGACGTGATCACCATAGAGACTTCGCGTTCACGCATGGAGCTGCTCAACGCCTTTGAAGATTTTGAATATCCAAATGAAATTGGCCCTGGCGTTTACGATATCCACTCGCCCAATACCCCAAGTGTTGAGGCCATGGTGCAGCTTATCGAAAAAGCCGCGCAAAAAGTGCCAGTGCGCCAACTCTGGGTTAACCCAGATTGCGGCCTTAAGACTCGCACCTGGGCTGAGGTAGAACCTGCGCTGAAAAATATGGTCGATGCGACCCGCGAACTGCGTCGCCGCCTTGGCTAA
- a CDS encoding substrate-binding periplasmic protein: MLSVSFSRLVLLVMGLLLLLPSDGSVAEEKLKLVTEVWPPMSYEQNGIPQGFGVELVNLLQARLGQQEKINVLPWARAYSIASSSANVLLFATSIGDERESLFDFIGPIATSKIALYARADDPITINHLAEVKTAGLVGVYRESAGAQLLALSGVNNLLVASFPQQSAKQLLFSRVRFWCQADLAVKHLLEEIGAKEADVQQVYVVSEIKLYLAFSKGTAAELVLSWQAELEKMKNSGEFSRLYQHWFGDLPPPLEHQIFWHKNT, from the coding sequence ATGTTGAGTGTGTCGTTCTCAAGGCTCGTCTTGTTGGTGATGGGGCTGCTGCTCTTGTTGCCTAGCGATGGATCTGTGGCTGAGGAAAAATTGAAATTGGTCACCGAAGTGTGGCCGCCCATGAGCTATGAGCAAAATGGTATTCCCCAGGGGTTTGGCGTGGAGTTGGTTAATCTGCTCCAGGCCAGATTAGGCCAGCAGGAGAAAATTAATGTGCTCCCTTGGGCTCGGGCTTATTCGATTGCCAGTTCTTCGGCCAATGTGTTGCTGTTTGCGACCTCAATAGGGGATGAGCGTGAAAGCCTATTTGATTTTATTGGGCCAATAGCAACCAGTAAGATCGCTTTATATGCCAGAGCTGACGATCCGATAACGATTAATCATTTAGCCGAGGTCAAAACTGCGGGGCTGGTGGGGGTTTACCGTGAGTCCGCGGGTGCCCAGTTATTAGCCTTATCTGGCGTTAATAACCTGCTCGTCGCCAGTTTTCCCCAGCAATCTGCCAAACAATTATTATTTTCTCGGGTGCGTTTTTGGTGTCAGGCTGACCTTGCCGTCAAACATCTATTGGAGGAAATCGGTGCGAAGGAAGCAGATGTACAGCAAGTGTATGTGGTTTCGGAAATTAAGCTGTATCTCGCCTTTTCGAAAGGGACTGCCGCCGAACTGGTGTTAAGTTGGCAGGCGGAGCTTGAAAAAATGAAGAATTCTGGCGAGTTTAGCCGTTTATATCAACATTGGTTTGGGGATTTACCTCCGCCGTTAGAGCATCAGATTTTTTGGCATAAAAATACTTAA
- the queG gene encoding tRNA epoxyqueuosine(34) reductase QueG, with translation MSIVTHSNSNQPNARELARLALQIKTWGKALGFAQVGICDTDLTAQESQLQAWLDKGYHGEMAYMANHGMMRARPQELHPGTVRVIAVRMDYLPPEAGFATNLTDPNLGYISRYAGGRDYHKLIRARLKKLGDQISAELINLGFDAADFRPFVDSAPILERPLAEKAGIGWTGKHSLILNHDAGSWFFLGELLINLPLPIDIPIAEGCNTCVACITSCPTGAIVEPYVIDGRRCISYLTIELQGSIPEELRPLMGNRIYGCDDCQLVCPINREAPLTEETDFHIRPKLQQPELLNLFAWSEAEFLKHTEGSAIRRIGHNRWLRNIAVALGNAPANPAIITALKARNDGEDIDEIVREHIEWALKAQQLRLAESEATAQQKARRKTDRIVRIIEKGLPRDA, from the coding sequence ATGTCCATTGTTACCCATAGCAACTCCAACCAACCCAATGCCCGCGAACTCGCTAGGCTCGCACTGCAGATAAAGACATGGGGCAAAGCACTCGGATTTGCACAGGTGGGGATTTGTGATACCGACCTTACCGCGCAGGAAAGCCAGCTTCAAGCTTGGTTGGATAAGGGCTATCACGGCGAAATGGCCTATATGGCTAACCATGGAATGATGCGCGCGCGCCCACAGGAATTGCACCCAGGCACTGTGAGGGTGATAGCGGTACGCATGGATTATTTGCCCCCAGAAGCAGGCTTTGCCACGAATCTTACCGACCCCAATCTAGGTTATATTTCCCGCTATGCCGGAGGGCGCGACTATCATAAATTGATCCGCGCTCGACTTAAAAAGCTAGGGGATCAGATCAGCGCCGAATTAATTAACCTCGGTTTCGATGCCGCCGATTTTCGCCCCTTTGTCGATTCGGCCCCGATACTCGAGCGGCCCTTAGCCGAAAAAGCCGGGATTGGCTGGACGGGTAAGCACTCACTCATACTCAACCATGATGCGGGCAGTTGGTTCTTTTTGGGGGAGCTACTGATCAACCTTCCTCTGCCAATCGATATCCCTATTGCCGAAGGCTGCAATACTTGCGTTGCCTGCATCACCTCCTGCCCAACGGGAGCGATTGTCGAGCCCTATGTGATCGACGGTCGACGCTGTATTTCCTATCTCACCATAGAACTGCAGGGGTCTATCCCAGAGGAGTTACGGCCACTGATGGGCAATCGAATCTACGGTTGTGATGATTGCCAACTCGTTTGCCCCATCAATCGAGAGGCGCCGCTGACGGAAGAAACCGACTTCCACATTCGTCCTAAGTTACAGCAGCCTGAACTTCTCAACCTTTTTGCATGGAGCGAAGCCGAGTTTCTCAAACACACAGAGGGCAGCGCTATTCGCCGCATCGGCCATAATCGCTGGCTGAGAAATATCGCCGTTGCGCTGGGTAATGCCCCAGCAAATCCCGCCATCATTACCGCACTTAAGGCCCGCAATGACGGCGAAGATATCGATGAGATAGTACGTGAGCATATCGAATGGGCACTTAAGGCCCAGCAATTGCGCCTAGCCGAAAGCGAGGCAACAGCCCAACAAAAAGCCCGCCGTAAAACCGATCGCATAGTGCGAATTATCGAGAAAGGTTTACCACGGGACGCCTAA
- a CDS encoding diguanylate cyclase domain-containing protein, with product MAEEKTLVDKIFAKHERGDTMTPEAVKEDIAQLSKLIPADDVIRTEKLQLLKCWNQAAETEQEVNSALAYTTHALANIPPNASPHYVTDLTLCHAWYLYLSGDMKGAMEGYDLSVKRAYEYEDLKLIADSRSLRGSLYSYIGDFSSALEDLVTAQDLYESLNLTGWANFNLADVATSFRRYGDPKSAIRYYNKLKDVYLKNNNQDQAILVISDIGLALDELGEHQQAIEQFLISYRYYKEHQQTVAAAIAATNIAYSLIQLNRLDEAERYLAEAAAVITEKEPTAYSFMKLFMGEIQFKRGHYAEALIELTEGEEAFRSLHNDRGLVQLLQLKSEVYAAMDNLPAAYGALQEFMVITKKVDGNSLDLQTTELKVKFDTSRITLENERLIENQTLKEQELALLEQNKSLQYIILLLTVCILVIVSLFAYKQVHRNRQLQAIALTDYLTQLPNRRHIYAQAAKYFQQALKQQHPFSVMIFDADHFKQINDNFGHEIGDRALITIANAGQALTGNKDHLGRIGGEEFLILLPNTDAKRAKEFAHQLQSKITEFSHQELPHELTLTVSAGVATLGKESPDKDFASLLKRADKALYAAKHAGRNCVKSADGLDDKPDDDSDNASA from the coding sequence ATGGCCGAAGAAAAAACACTGGTTGATAAAATATTTGCAAAGCATGAACGCGGCGACACTATGACTCCTGAAGCGGTCAAAGAGGATATTGCGCAACTAAGCAAACTGATCCCCGCCGATGATGTTATTCGAACCGAAAAATTGCAGTTGTTAAAATGCTGGAATCAGGCCGCTGAAACCGAGCAGGAGGTGAATTCAGCGCTTGCCTATACGACCCACGCCCTGGCCAATATTCCCCCAAACGCCAGCCCTCACTATGTCACAGACTTAACCCTCTGCCATGCTTGGTATTTGTATTTAAGTGGCGATATGAAAGGTGCGATGGAAGGCTACGATCTGAGCGTGAAACGCGCCTATGAGTATGAAGACCTAAAGCTTATCGCCGACTCACGCAGTCTTCGTGGCTCCCTATATTCTTATATTGGTGATTTTTCTTCGGCATTAGAAGATCTAGTGACAGCGCAGGATCTGTACGAATCATTAAATTTAACGGGCTGGGCCAATTTCAACCTTGCCGATGTAGCCACCAGCTTTAGACGCTACGGCGATCCAAAGAGCGCCATTCGTTATTACAATAAACTTAAAGATGTTTATTTAAAAAACAACAACCAAGACCAAGCTATCTTAGTCATCTCAGATATTGGCTTAGCCTTAGATGAACTCGGTGAGCACCAGCAAGCGATAGAGCAATTTCTGATAAGTTACCGCTATTATAAGGAACATCAGCAGACAGTTGCCGCCGCCATTGCCGCGACGAATATTGCATACAGCTTAATTCAACTCAATCGCCTCGACGAAGCCGAGCGTTATTTAGCCGAAGCCGCGGCGGTTATCACCGAAAAAGAACCCACAGCCTACAGTTTTATGAAACTGTTTATGGGGGAAATTCAATTTAAACGGGGTCACTATGCCGAGGCCCTTATCGAGCTCACTGAAGGAGAAGAAGCCTTTCGTTCCCTGCATAATGATCGGGGATTGGTTCAGCTCCTGCAGTTAAAGAGTGAGGTGTATGCCGCCATGGATAATTTACCCGCAGCCTATGGTGCATTACAGGAGTTTATGGTCATCACAAAAAAAGTGGATGGTAACTCACTCGACCTACAAACCACTGAATTAAAAGTTAAATTCGATACCAGCCGCATAACCTTAGAAAATGAACGGCTCATTGAAAATCAAACACTGAAAGAGCAGGAACTTGCCCTACTTGAGCAGAATAAGTCATTGCAATACATCATCTTGCTGCTAACTGTCTGCATACTCGTTATAGTCTCTCTTTTCGCCTATAAACAAGTACATCGAAATCGTCAGCTGCAAGCCATTGCCCTAACCGATTATCTGACCCAACTGCCGAATCGGCGGCATATTTATGCCCAAGCAGCCAAGTATTTCCAGCAAGCGTTAAAGCAGCAACATCCATTCTCGGTGATGATTTTCGATGCGGATCATTTCAAGCAAATCAACGATAACTTTGGCCATGAAATTGGCGATCGGGCGCTGATCACTATAGCCAATGCGGGCCAAGCCCTTACGGGAAATAAAGACCATTTAGGCCGTATCGGTGGTGAAGAGTTTTTGATCCTACTGCCCAATACCGATGCTAAACGAGCCAAGGAATTTGCCCATCAATTGCAAAGCAAAATTACTGAATTCAGCCATCAAGAATTACCCCATGAACTGACATTAACAGTGAGCGCCGGGGTCGCCACCCTAGGGAAAGAATCGCCAGATAAAGATTTTGCCAGCTTGCTGAAGCGGGCAGACAAGGCCCTCTATGCCGCTAAACATGCGGGGAGAAACTGCGTAAAATCAGCCGATGGCTTAGACGATAAGCCGGACGATGACTCAGACAATGCCAGCGCTTAA
- a CDS encoding TonB-dependent receptor, translated as MGTHPTKIALLIGSLCSFSVIAPAVAADETNTAKVDEHLVVIGRTDNSPLNIAANVNVIDAAAIEMSGATSVTDVLRGQSGIQISDNNIGTSFAMRGFSASSAVNNTLILLDGRRLNNIDIAAPSLNAIPLNLVERIEILSGSAGVLYGDQAVGGVINIVTKSPENTGGSVQLSGGSFNTYEGRGDVSGAINKDWRYFLTGSYNQGDNYRQHNANETGSILGRIQYKTATDSFFVETSYYDDDRENPGALTKDLFNKDPRQSSNSSEYVHEMTTAARSGYQHQLNQNWALAVDLDYSDTLVSSVNWGAGSHNTRSLLMFSPKALANYNTRQGELNLVTGLDISRGKADYDSMARSNVQDMQSAYLQATVPLSHTLSYVVGGRYARVTDELVDGNVYPNGIDLDEDATAFELGLNYRPSTEHRLYLRGDENFRFAKVDEQAYTPKDVYGLKPQTGRSYEAGWDWTLASQSLRVSLYRLDLEDEIVFDPSAEKPDGGSFQGANVNADASRRYGASADWDWQVTQALQLGLEYNYIDAEFTDGVNEGKALSWVAEHTGRGYLSMDFSEHFQVFAEAIYTGERFVEGDNGNEGDKLASYVLGNLALNYTRDAWLASLRIDNLFDKDYVSAGYYAGGTYDGYYAGRGRDIRFTVGYRF; from the coding sequence ATGGGAACACATCCAACAAAAATCGCGCTGCTGATCGGCAGCCTTTGCAGTTTTTCTGTTATCGCGCCCGCCGTGGCTGCCGATGAAACCAACACAGCCAAAGTCGATGAACATCTGGTCGTGATCGGCCGCACCGACAACAGCCCCCTCAATATTGCCGCCAATGTGAATGTGATTGACGCCGCAGCGATTGAAATGAGTGGCGCCACCAGTGTGACCGATGTTTTACGTGGCCAAAGTGGGATCCAAATTTCCGATAATAATATCGGCACTAGTTTTGCGATGCGTGGTTTTAGTGCCAGCTCGGCCGTTAATAACACTTTGATTTTACTCGATGGTCGCCGCCTAAATAATATTGATATCGCCGCCCCTAGCTTAAATGCAATCCCCCTAAATCTTGTTGAACGGATTGAGATTTTATCCGGCAGTGCGGGTGTGCTCTACGGCGATCAGGCTGTCGGTGGGGTGATCAACATTGTCACTAAATCGCCTGAGAATACCGGCGGCAGTGTGCAATTATCCGGTGGTAGCTTTAATACCTACGAAGGCCGTGGCGATGTGTCCGGCGCGATCAACAAGGATTGGCGCTATTTCTTGACCGGTAGCTACAACCAAGGCGACAACTATCGCCAGCATAATGCCAACGAAACCGGCTCTATCCTTGGCCGCATTCAATATAAAACCGCAACAGACTCTTTCTTCGTTGAAACCAGCTATTACGACGATGACCGTGAAAATCCGGGGGCGTTGACCAAAGATCTGTTCAACAAAGACCCACGTCAGTCTTCCAATAGCAGCGAATATGTCCATGAGATGACCACAGCGGCGCGCAGCGGTTATCAGCATCAGCTTAACCAGAACTGGGCGTTAGCGGTGGATCTGGATTACAGCGATACCTTAGTCAGCTCCGTTAATTGGGGCGCGGGTAGCCATAACACCCGCTCGCTGTTGATGTTTAGTCCCAAAGCTTTAGCTAACTACAACACTCGCCAAGGCGAGCTAAACCTAGTGACAGGCTTAGATATCAGCCGTGGTAAGGCCGATTACGATTCTATGGCGCGAAGCAATGTGCAGGACATGCAAAGTGCTTACCTGCAAGCCACTGTGCCATTAAGCCACACCTTAAGTTATGTGGTGGGCGGACGTTATGCGCGGGTGACCGATGAGTTAGTCGATGGCAATGTCTATCCAAATGGCATCGATTTAGATGAAGATGCGACCGCATTCGAGTTGGGCCTAAACTATCGTCCGAGCACGGAGCACAGATTGTATCTACGCGGTGATGAAAACTTCCGTTTCGCTAAGGTCGATGAGCAAGCCTACACCCCGAAAGATGTGTATGGCCTAAAGCCGCAGACGGGCCGCTCCTATGAGGCGGGTTGGGATTGGACTCTGGCTAGCCAAAGCCTGCGCGTGAGCTTATATCGCCTCGATTTAGAAGATGAAATAGTCTTCGATCCGAGCGCCGAAAAGCCTGATGGCGGTAGCTTCCAAGGGGCGAACGTGAATGCCGATGCTTCACGCCGTTATGGTGCGAGTGCCGATTGGGATTGGCAGGTGACTCAAGCGCTGCAGTTAGGGCTGGAATATAACTATATCGATGCCGAATTTACCGACGGCGTGAATGAGGGCAAAGCCCTGTCTTGGGTGGCGGAGCACACGGGACGCGGTTATCTCAGTATGGATTTTTCCGAGCATTTCCAAGTATTTGCCGAGGCGATTTATACCGGCGAGCGCTTTGTTGAAGGGGATAACGGCAATGAAGGCGATAAACTTGCCAGTTATGTGCTCGGCAATTTAGCCCTTAATTACACCCGTGACGCTTGGTTAGCCAGCCTGCGTATCGATAACTTATTTGATAAAGATTATGTCAGTGCCGGCTATTATGCTGGTGGAACATATGATGGCTATTACGCTGGCCGTGGCCGGGATATTCGCTTTACGGTAGGTTACCGTTTCTAA
- a CDS encoding HDOD domain-containing protein: MTDLEQQVFTQVRAIIANEEQVIGRRGILIPLKKAILAEGDIRNVIDIISSDPALSAHMLMRSNSAQASGVVNPKSRSLKDALIRLGQVNIYRYAFTFYLKERLDELPQPYKKLVQGYWKLTENIATDAVDSLAEMKGMDVDPDEVQTLALFSVFGQIIALTAFAYLNASSEESFPLSVIKSLIDNQQQTLTIEAFEALDLDQDLRQEFMIAHNLRQTRNPNSPGLILRRVLSMRGLLLNPL, from the coding sequence ATGACAGATCTTGAGCAACAGGTTTTTACTCAAGTGAGAGCCATCATAGCGAATGAAGAGCAAGTGATTGGCCGCCGAGGAATTCTTATTCCGCTCAAAAAGGCGATCCTTGCCGAAGGCGATATTCGTAATGTGATCGATATTATTTCGAGCGATCCGGCATTGTCGGCGCATATGTTGATGCGTAGCAATTCGGCGCAGGCTTCTGGCGTAGTAAATCCTAAATCACGTTCCTTAAAAGATGCCCTAATCCGTTTAGGCCAAGTGAATATCTACCGCTATGCCTTCACGTTTTATTTGAAAGAACGCCTCGATGAATTGCCACAACCCTATAAGAAGTTAGTGCAAGGTTATTGGAAATTAACCGAAAATATCGCTACCGATGCGGTTGATAGTTTAGCCGAAATGAAGGGAATGGATGTCGATCCCGATGAAGTGCAAACCCTAGCGTTATTTAGTGTATTTGGCCAAATTATTGCACTCACCGCCTTTGCCTATCTGAATGCCAGTTCGGAGGAGTCTTTCCCGTTAAGCGTGATTAAGTCTTTGATTGATAACCAGCAGCAAACTTTAACCATAGAGGCCTTCGAGGCCTTAGATCTCGACCAAGATCTGCGCCAAGAGTTTATGATCGCCCATAATCTGCGCCAGACCCGTAACCCAAATTCGCCTGGGTTAATCCTGCGCCGAGTATTGTCAATGCGCGGTTTATTGCTTAATCCGCTCTAA
- a CDS encoding LysR family transcriptional regulator, protein MIELRHLRTLMALKESGSLAGAAKKRFVTQSALSHQIKELEQRINSPIFVRKSKPLSFTQEGARLLHLAEEILPKVLETETDLKNGLETETNQLRVGIECHSCFRWLMPVMEQFRQDHPQAELDLSSRHLFDSLNALEMGELDIVLTSDPVPGHSLAYQHLFDFEVKLVVAKDHPLAKEAYVTPKQLARLPIISYPVPLARLDIYRHFLEPAGVEAGEQKTCDLTMMLLQRIACKDGIAALPNWSINEGHGLSLTTVKLGQEGLKRPLFGAYRRHSANSALVQNWLQLVASEGLARQQKSN, encoded by the coding sequence ATGATCGAACTAAGACATCTGCGAACCTTAATGGCACTGAAGGAAAGTGGCAGCCTAGCGGGCGCAGCCAAAAAACGTTTTGTCACTCAATCCGCTCTCTCCCATCAAATTAAGGAGTTAGAGCAACGAATTAACTCGCCCATTTTTGTGCGTAAAAGTAAGCCCCTCTCCTTTACTCAAGAAGGCGCACGGCTATTGCACCTCGCCGAAGAGATTTTGCCTAAGGTGTTGGAGACGGAAACCGATCTCAAAAATGGCTTGGAGACAGAAACCAATCAGCTCAGAGTCGGGATTGAATGCCACAGCTGTTTTCGCTGGTTAATGCCTGTGATGGAGCAATTTAGGCAAGATCATCCGCAGGCCGAGTTAGACTTATCAAGCCGTCATCTGTTCGACTCGCTCAATGCCCTAGAAATGGGTGAACTCGATATAGTGCTGACATCGGATCCCGTGCCAGGGCACTCGCTCGCCTATCAGCATTTGTTTGATTTTGAAGTGAAGTTAGTGGTCGCCAAAGATCATCCCTTAGCAAAAGAAGCCTATGTTACGCCCAAGCAATTGGCGCGCTTACCCATTATCAGCTATCCGGTGCCACTGGCGCGTTTAGATATTTACCGCCACTTTTTAGAGCCCGCGGGCGTCGAGGCTGGTGAACAAAAAACCTGCGATTTGACCATGATGTTATTGCAGCGCATCGCCTGTAAGGACGGTATCGCCGCCCTGCCAAACTGGTCAATCAACGAAGGACATGGCCTAAGCCTAACTACGGTAAAACTGGGGCAAGAAGGGTTAAAACGTCCTTTATTCGGCGCCTATCGCCGCCACAGTGCGAATTCCGCCTTAGTACAAAACTGGCTGCAGCTGGTGGCGAGTGAAGGCTTAGCTCGTCAGCAAAAGTCCAATTAA